A region from the Prochlorococcus sp. MIT 0603 genome encodes:
- a CDS encoding HNH endonuclease, protein MHSKDAVFLEDLCPKFRDRCWRKSLHKFTSNSCIYCGNKSESIDHLIPLSQGGSSITQNCVPACLSCNGSKSDVEVFTWYRRQRFYDPRRSMAIKAWIDGDMRLAMRLLQWAQPEENKQRKEAKFNEEIDVDLKAA, encoded by the coding sequence ATGCACAGTAAGGATGCAGTCTTCCTCGAAGATTTATGTCCAAAATTCAGAGATAGGTGCTGGCGGAAATCACTTCATAAATTCACTAGTAATAGCTGCATATACTGTGGAAATAAGTCCGAATCAATTGACCATTTAATCCCCCTTAGTCAAGGTGGATCGAGCATTACTCAAAACTGTGTTCCAGCATGTCTTTCTTGTAATGGGAGTAAATCAGATGTAGAAGTATTTACTTGGTATAGAAGACAAAGATTTTATGATCCAAGAAGGTCCATGGCTATAAAAGCCTGGATCGATGGTGATATGAGATTGGCGATGAGATTGCTACAATGGGCACAACCAGAAGAAAATAAACAACGTAAGGAAGCAAAATTCAACGAGGAAATTGACGTAGACTTAAAAGCTGCCTGA
- a CDS encoding SDR family oxidoreductase: MPSQSKVLIFGGGFTGQHIAKVLRSLGAEVLCSRRALAKEGADFVFDSTKQTLLSEKIFHNVTHIISCIPPSKNGEDPVLSSCSKIIKMIPLKWVGYLSTTGVYGDYKGDWVTENSLTKPQQKRSIRRLSCEKEWEALQIPLQILRLPGIYGPGRSALEVIQAKKNYMVHKPNQVFSRIHVDDIAGAIIHLIHLFSKGVNPKVINLADNLPAGNIEVMSYASKLLNLPLPPIESFENASKKMSPMALSFWQENRRVSNKVLCKLLGYELLHSDYKIGLEDCLKSIPLNNYD, translated from the coding sequence ATGCCTTCACAGTCAAAGGTATTAATCTTTGGAGGAGGCTTTACTGGGCAACATATAGCAAAAGTACTGAGAAGTCTTGGCGCAGAAGTGCTATGCAGCCGAAGAGCTTTGGCAAAAGAAGGGGCGGATTTTGTATTTGACAGCACAAAACAAACATTATTATCAGAAAAAATTTTTCACAACGTTACTCATATCATTAGCTGTATACCTCCTTCAAAAAACGGGGAGGATCCTGTCTTGTCTAGTTGCAGCAAAATAATCAAGATGATTCCCCTTAAATGGGTTGGTTATCTCTCAACTACAGGTGTATATGGAGACTATAAAGGTGACTGGGTAACAGAAAACAGTCTTACCAAGCCGCAACAGAAACGTAGTATTAGACGTCTATCGTGTGAAAAAGAGTGGGAGGCATTACAAATACCTTTGCAGATACTAAGACTTCCAGGAATTTATGGTCCTGGAAGGTCTGCATTAGAAGTGATTCAAGCCAAAAAAAATTATATGGTTCATAAACCAAACCAAGTTTTCTCTAGAATTCATGTTGATGATATTGCAGGTGCAATAATTCATTTAATTCATTTATTTTCAAAGGGTGTTAATCCAAAAGTTATTAATTTAGCTGACAATTTACCTGCAGGAAATATTGAGGTCATGTCTTATGCATCAAAACTATTAAATCTACCTTTGCCTCCTATAGAGAGCTTTGAAAATGCTTCAAAAAAAATGAGCCCAATGGCATTATCATTTTGGCAAGAAAATCGAAGAGTAAGCAATAAAGTATTATGCAAATTATTAGGCTATGAGTTACTTCATTCAGACTATAAAATAGGCTTAGAAGATTGTTTGAAATCCATTCCACTAAATAACTATGATTAA
- a CDS encoding DUF6554 family protein: MSLRRKVLLLPISIVALTTSTLIGSITNAGSQGVDIYCVMRNGGNDHASSWQAAYQSIKNERGGLFKISPRQAATIIVQQVVGSQDKYSDCTKYLGELYPKAEEELTSTTSNGKGQPTKQDQYMDDRYDY, translated from the coding sequence ATGTCCCTAAGAAGAAAAGTGTTACTGCTGCCAATTTCAATAGTCGCACTAACAACATCAACTCTTATTGGTTCAATAACAAATGCAGGATCACAAGGTGTTGATATTTACTGTGTAATGAGAAATGGAGGAAATGATCATGCATCCAGTTGGCAAGCAGCATATCAATCAATTAAGAATGAAAGAGGCGGGCTATTTAAAATATCTCCAAGACAAGCTGCAACAATAATTGTTCAGCAAGTTGTGGGAAGTCAAGATAAATATAGTGATTGTACAAAATATCTTGGCGAACTATATCCTAAAGCAGAAGAAGAACTTACATCAACAACATCAAATGGGAAAGGACAGCCAACAAAACAAGATCAATACATGGATGATAGATATGACTATTAA
- a CDS encoding LysR family transcriptional regulator translates to MSSSCSFRITRTAEDLAQTVTAISQRLIKLEQRLEALELQAIEPNQDQSDEEMDMLDGVDQLLQECKGILNHTSNDSESDECSLDQIEENNVIDNLIN, encoded by the coding sequence ATGTCATCTTCTTGTTCATTTAGAATTACTCGCACTGCTGAGGACCTTGCCCAGACAGTTACTGCAATCTCACAAAGATTAATCAAGCTTGAGCAGCGCTTGGAGGCTTTAGAGTTGCAGGCAATTGAACCTAATCAAGATCAATCTGATGAAGAAATGGATATGCTTGATGGAGTAGACCAACTCTTACAAGAGTGTAAGGGTATTCTTAATCACACTTCTAATGATTCAGAATCAGATGAATGTTCGCTTGATCAAATAGAAGAAAATAATGTGATAGACAATTTAATTAATTAA